The genomic window AAGAGTCGGCATCTGTCACACCTAACCAGGGAGGCTGGGCTTGGTCCTGCCCACAATACCAGCCTGAGTGTGCCAGGACACCTCTGGCCTGTCGGCATGTGGAATTTCTTCAGTCCCCCAAGCAAGCCAAGCCCTCTCATACCACCTATGACACGTGAAACGCCGCTTCTCATGCCAGGATACTCTTCCTCCGCATCTCAGCTTGGATGTCGCCTCTTCCAGAGAAGACTTCCCTGGCTTCCGGCTCAGGCAGGTGTCTCCCCTTGGGCTTCCCCATCATCACCCTGACCATGCGTGCGGGTCACCAGTGCCTGCCCAGCCCCCCAAACGTGAGCTCTTCAAGCACAGAGCCCACCCCGACTTGCTCACTACCACGTCCCCAACACTGCCTTGCACAAAGCAGAGACACAGCGAGCGTTAACAGCCTGCGAACCTCGAATTCTGGGAGTCTCACCCTGGTTCCGCCACCCTCCTGTCCAGCCTTTAGGCCCTAACTCCTCCTTCTCTGTTCTCGGCCCAGCTTACTTGCTGGATTCCCGGACATCCTTGCCTTTGCCCTGGTTCCCTGGTTCCCCTCCTGCTACTCAGCCTTGCTCACTTTGGCAGCCGGGTACTCCGTCGCCAGTACTTTGGGTCGTGGGCGTCGAACCAGCCAAACGCAGACTCTAGCAGCTGAGGAGTGGGTTAACAGAATGAGAAGAATTGACTTCCTCGGAAAAATTGGCAAGGGCAAAATCCCCCCAACACACCGCCCAAACCACTCTGTAGGTGCCCCCAAAGAGCTCACTTTCAGCAGAAGCCCCTTCATCTGGCTGCCAGCCCTGCGCTCTGGAGTCTCTCCTTCTTCCGAGTGTCTCATCAGGATGCCCACCATGTCCTCCATGAAGCTGTGCTGTAAGGGGGTTTTGTCAGGGCCTGAGCCTCCCActccctgccccctcctcctGGTACCCACCTGCTCCTCCCTGGGGCCCACTCACCACGGACTTGTAGTGACCTTCCTCAAAGCGCTGACTCACGGCTTGCAGACCACAGGGCCCTGGGTGCCGTTGCTTCCCATCCTGCCCACACTGCAATGGCGGGGGAATCAGTAGGGCTAGTGCTGGACCCAGCCCCACCCGCCCCTGCCTCCGGAGCTCTTCAGACCTGGGTGCACAGTAGCAGGGGGCCTGCCACCTTGGAGCTCAGCAGGCCCTGGAGCACTTGGCGCAGGCCCCCCCGTAGGGCCCCGTGCAGAGCCTCCCGCCACCGGGGGTGTGTGGCCCCAGCACACGGTCCGCAGGTGTACAGCACTGAGTCCGGCAGCCCTGACAGGATCTCATAGTCCTCATCTGGGagagcagagagggagaggagaaggcGGCTAAGGCGGTACGAGGACTTCTCACTGCCCCTGGACTACCAAGGACGCCCAGCCACCTGTTCTCTAAGAGCAGGAGAGGGAtagggcagcctgcttccgtaaagatcaccgCCTTGAGAaccagagcagttctactctgtccttcagggttgctttAAGTCAGCACCGGCTCAGCGGCAGCGGGGTGGTGCTACTCTGGGGGGCGGGCAGGGACCTGCACAGGCGGAACCACCCACCAACCTGAGAGCCCCTCGCATTTGGCATGCACCCAGTGGTCACACTGTGCACACTGCATCATCTTGCTCTCGTAGTCATTGTCCTCGTAGCAGCGCGTGCAAATCGGGCAGTAGTTTCCTGGACAAAAAGGCAGAAGGCAGAGCCCAGGGGCTGCGGTTACCACCTGCCCCGGAGAGGCCCTCGACCGCTTCGAGGACGGCCTCCAGGATGCCCTCATCTTGGATCCTCAGCATTCCCGAGAAGCTGGGGGAGGGCAGTGCCTCTTCTCCAGCTCTGCAGCCCCCAGTGCCTCATGGAGAACGGGGCCTAAGTGTGCTGCCACGACGAGTGAGGAAAACCTGggtttttaaaccactcagtagaGAGTTAAGTCCCAGGAGGTGCCTCAGGGACCACCAAGAGGATGGGGCCCTGGGCCTCCGTTCCCACTGTCCTTGGGGTAGCTCTGCGCCTGTTTTACAGGTAGGTGGATTTCTGTGCAAAAGGAccttggaaaggaagaaaaggttctGTGACTAGGGGGTGGGAAGTCGTTAGAAAATTCTCTCTTCTAACTGCCTGTTTGGGAACCTATCCCCCTCCACCATGGCCCCGAGGTCCAGTCCCCCTGTCAGGTCCCCACCTTTCTCATAGAGCTGGGTGCACCTGGGGCAGAGGCTGTAGTCTCCAGACCACTCGACGTCCCAGTTCTTGCCTGGAGTCGCCCCACAGCTCTTACAACGCACACAGGCTGAGCAGATCTGGGGAGCAAGGTGACGTTAGGAGAGAGCCAGACGCTAGGCTGGAGGGATATGAGGGGGTAGGTGGGCCAGGAGGAGGGGTGGCAGCCGACAGGACCCAGATGAGGAAGGACAAGCAAAAAGGGGAGAGACTTGTAGAAGTGTGAGGACACATGAGGAAAACGAAGAGGAGGAGATGAGAAAAACAGGAGGCTGGAGGACTGGGGCAAGGGGCTTGCAAGAAGGAGTGGGGAAGAGTGGAGATGAGGCTGGAGCAGGGGTCCTAGCCAAGGACTGTGAAACCGTGGCAAACAACTCCTTCGTACGAGTTCCGTGTAAGATTTTGAGGAGGAAATATTACGTTTTATCAAATTTTCAAAGGGATTCCCAAACCGCCTCTGTCATGAAAGCCTTGGCCTAGAGCAAGTCCAGGGATGGGGGTGGCATTACTCAGAGCCCCAGTGCAAGGGTGTGGGCCCCGTCTCTTACCCAGTGGCGCCGTTTGCGGGTGGCCCGGGTTGGGTAGCTGGGCCCCAGGCAGGCCGGGTGGTAAGCGTGGCGGCAGCGCTCACACTCCAAGAGGTGCTGTTGGGTGACAGAGAAAAATGGCAATGGGAAACCGTATCGGCACAGGGATGCCCCTCCCCTCCACGCCTCCACCCACCCCAGGCTGGCCCCTGCGCCCAAACCTTGGTGCCTCGGCCTTTGCGCCCACAGACGTGGCAGAACTTGCAGCGGCGGCAGCACCAGGTATCATGGTGCTGAGGCAGGGGCCGCTCGGCCTCGTCCAGGCAGAACGGATGGAAAGGGTCACAGCAGACTTGGCAGAACAccagctgggggcggggggaggaaatGGTGGGCACGGTGTGACATCAGAAGGCCAGGGGATGGGACCCTCTGAGGGCAAGAAATCAGGTGGCAAGGGCCAATGGGGACTTGGGAGTTTGGGAAAACAGGCAGAGATTTCACCTCATGCAGGCCTTTGCTGGCACAGAGCAAGCACACCATCGGCGGTCCCCCTGGCACGGAGGTGAGCACGCTCAGGCCACCCATCAGCCACACGTTCTCCAGGTCACAATCCTCCTGTGGAAAGAGGACATAGGACGAAAGCGCAGCCAGGGACACAAGCTGGACCCGTCCTCAAAGCcctggctcctctgatgcagtcCATCAGTCTCCTCTGACCACAGTCCTCCACGTCATACCTTAAAATCCACACGGACTCGATGCACGCCGTCAGGGGACTTCTGTTTTCCAGTCCAGCCATTGGGAAAAGAAGCAAAGGGACCAGGAGCCAAAGCATCCTACAGGAGGATGGAAGTGGTGGTCGGAAGGCTGCAAGCCCACCTTCTGTAGGTTCCCCGCTGCCTTCTCCCCACACCGCAGGCCGGCCGTACCCCTCAGGGCCTCAACTCTGGCGTGGACAGGCCATGGCACTCAGGTGTACCCGATGCCCTGACTTGCCAGGCAGCTCCTGGAAGACGGGGGCCTTGCCTTACACAGGACCTGGGGGTTCGTGGTGCGGGGCCATGCTGACCTTGTCCAGGCGCCTTCGGGCCTTGAGCTGTACGACAGGCTGCAGGGTGGGTTTGCGAGGGCGGCTCTGCTCCTCAGGCTCTGGCACTGGCAGCTCTAGGCAGGACCCATCAGCAGTGAGGTCCCTTACCTTCCCTGCCCCGTCCACCTCTTCTTCTGCTACCCCGTTCAAGTATCACTCAGACTCCCAAACCTTTCTAACTAACAAAGACCCACTAGAACGAGTCTTAGACCTTGGCCAGTAAACTCCCTGAAAGCCTCACACCTATTCTCTGCTCACCCCAAAGCCCACTCCTCTTCTGCCGCCAGCCACCTTCTCTATCAGACTGACCAGCCGAGGTCTGGCAGCCCCAACCCTTCCACAGACATGCGACTGACTTCTTGGTAGAGGAAGCAATAAGCAACTCGCACCATTCTCTCGGGGGGTCCGACGCCGGGGAGCAGGGGGACCCCCGGGCTCCGAGTCGTCCGAGTCCTCGAAGATATCATAGGAGGGTCGCTGTTTGACGCAGCGCCGGGCTGACTTGCGCTGCAGTAGGAGGGAGTCCTGCTCCTCGGGCCCTGGGGGGGCCACCACCTCCTCCCGGGGCCCCCCAGATCCCGCCCCCCGGCGTAGGCCTGGAGGACCAGGGGAGGCCTCAGGAGATTCATCGGAATCCCAGGGCAACAGCGTCTTCACTATCGTCCGGCCTGTGGGAACAGGGGACTTAGTGGGATTCGAGCTCAGTCAAGGACAGAGGCAAAGTAGGGGTGGAGAAAAGCCAGGAAAAAAGTGGCGCAAAAGCAAACAACCACGGGAGAGGCACAAAAACACATCACAGGGAAGAAAAAAGGACAACAGCAGTAAGCTGCAGATACGGGAGCAGAGGGAAGCAAAGGGGGTTTCCTCGCACCACGCATCTAAGCTAGGTTACCTTTCTTCGCCAGCCGCTCCATCTTCCGAGCCTCTATCTTGTCACACTTCCGGTATCTGGGGAGGGGAGAGGCACGTCACCAGGGTAGGGGACTGGTGGTCTGGGGGGAAAGAGGGAGCTCTCCACAAGAATGCCAGTCCCACTGCTCTGACTGGGCACAAGGGCCGCGGGGGGAGTCTTGGGTGCTGACAACCTCGGTGGGAGCAGAGGCTGTGCCCCAGTTACTCACACGCAGCACTGTTTCTTGGTGTTGGGGCCCCCAAACTTGGGCTTGTCCAGGCAGTTGACACAGGCCCCACAGTCCTGCACGCGCAGGCAGCCCCGGCAGTGCCCACACCGCGCCATCCGCATCTTCTTGCCGTGGTGGGAGGGCAGCGGGCGCCGGGGTGTATGGGCCAGGGTCCCTCCAGACCCCACAGGCTCTGAGTCCCCCCCAGGCCCTGCTGACTCCACCTTTCCCCGCCGGGACCGTGATGGGACACTCTCAGTCTCAGAGGCTGATGACGTATCTGTTGCAGCAGACAGAGAGCAAGGCATAGAGCTACAAAGGCACCGATCCCATTCAATCAGCCCTCTGGCTCCCACTTTCCCACACTGGTCAGGTCCCAAGTGCCCCTAAATAAACCCATTTTAAGATCTTGCACTCCAATCCACTCGTcacctaacccccagtacctgatTTGACTCCCTCTCTCTTAGGCATTCACACCTGCTGCTCACCCCCAAACCTGACCCAGCTGCCAGGACTCCCCACAACATGCCCCCTACCCTCTGTGGCGAGGTCCTGCCGATCCCGGAGAGGGAGGGCACTGAGACGGGGGACGTCTTCGGGGACCATGGCCCGGGCCTGACCCAGAGCCACAGCAGCATGACGGCACACGTGTTTGATGCGGGGACCTTGCACGGGGGACTCGGGGCCCTGGGGGAGGAGAAACCAGGAACACATGTAGGGGGCTGCTGCTTGTGCTCCTCAGCCCTGTTCCTCCAACCAGGCTTCTTTTTAGGGGGGCTCTCCTCCCACTTCATACCGATAGTCTCTCTCTCTTAGCTTCCATCGATTCATCTTCAGACCTGACAGAACCTCTGTCTGGGATCTGCTTGACAGGCCCCACGACCTCCTCCATCTGCCCTCCAGGGCTTGGCTGGGGAAAGGGGCAATAAACAGGGTCAGGGGCTGGGAAGATGGGGGGAGGCAAAAAGTAGGCGGGAAGGgatggggtgagggagggagcacaggaggctgggggtggggcaggactGGCTCTGAGGGCACCCTGCAGTGTCGGAGGGTACCTAGCCGGGCGGGAGGTCACAGGCTTGCAGACAGCCAACGCTGGGTGGACTAGATGCAGGAGCCCGGCCAAAAGCACCATGCTCACCGGCATCGATGACGCCaccttctgctgctgctgctggtcgaTCTTGAAGAGCTGCACCTTGGCTCTCTTGAGGAGGCTGAACATCTTCTCCTCCACCCCAGACAGCGGTAAGGAGCCCAGACCCGGGATCCGAGCCTTTTCCAGTGGTGGCGGCAGCTGTGGCGGTGGCGGCGGCTGCTGTGGCGGTAACGGTGGCAGCTGCTGTGGCTGCTGTGGCTGTGGTGCCTGGGGCAGCAGCTGAGCTTGCAAGGCCTGCGGGGGCTGCTGTAGCTGAGCCTGAGGTGGCTGCCCATTGCTCAGAGCTGGAGCCCCAGGAGGGGGCCCGTCGGCCTTAAGAGGAGTGGCGACCACAGGGGCAAAGCGAGGCAGGCTGAGGTGGTTGGTGCGGCCCACCGCCCGTGGCTCGGGCTCGGCTGGAGAGTCATCAGCAGGAGGCGGCTCTGGCTCAGGGGCTTCAGGAGTCCCAAGAGGAGGAGCAGCGAGCACCGATTCATAGATTTTCCGGTGGGCCTCGCTTGGGGTAAACTGAGGGGCACGAAGGAGCAGGGGCCTTCGGGATGGGGTTAtggtggctgggggagggggaggggccgGGGGAGGGGCCGGAGGCGGCGGTGGCAGCTCCCTGGTCAGCGAGGTCCAGCGAAATGTGGGTTCCCTTAGGATCGACCGTCTCTTCTCAGGGAGTGGGACTGGGGCGGATGGGGGAGTTGGGGCCCGTGGTGGAGATGGGGCTGGTGCTGGTTCCTGAGGGGCCGGTGGGGAGACGGCAACGGGAGGTCGCGGACTAGGTGAGACCTCCACCTTTGGGGGTCTGGGGGGGTCTTCATCCATAAATCGCCGGGGTGTCTTGATCACACGGGAAGAGCGGGCACTCACCACAGGCATGATAAACTGCCGGATATTCTTCAGGAAGGTGGTACTTTTGGGGGCCACAGTGGGACTGTCTTCCGGAGGGCCTCCTGGGGTGGTGCTGGGGGTTGGAGTAGGAAGGGAGGTACCCTCTGGCCCTGCCCGAGCAGCTTCCCGCTCTGCCCGCTGACTGGGAGTCAGGGGAGGACGGCCCCTCTTCCTGGAGCAGGTAGCTGGGACCACAGGAGATGGGGATTCTTCCCGTTCCTCAAGGGCAGGAGACGGAGGAGGGAGTAGTAGGGATGGGGGGGACAGTGGGGATGGCGGTGGGCAAAGTGGGGGTGGAGGAGATGCTGAGGGGGGCGGGAggggtggaggggctggtggggtcAGCGGTGGTGACAGCAGCTTTGCCTCCTCCTTTTCCTGGGCTAGGACCATCTCTTCCTCAACCACAGCTctgtcttccttctcctcctcctcctccttgtctttctctcctttctcttcctcctcttcttcttccttcagtctCTGCTCCTTTTTCCAGCAGGGGTCCCCTTCCTGTCCAGATCCAATTCCTCCTTCAGGGGGTTCCTGCcagctttctctctgttgatCTTGATCCTGACCTGATTCAGAGCCCAAGGATAACTGTCCCATCTTCACTTTTTTGGCTTTTGAAACAAACTTGATCACAAGGGGGAGCCCACCTCGGCCCCGGCCCCTGCCTCCACGGCCTCCTCGCCCAGACTGTCCTCCACGCTTGGGGGTCCCAGGACCTGGGCCTGGTCCCTCCTTGCACTTCCAGCTGCCAGTCCGGTATTTTACTGGAACCACAGGAGGTGGGGGCTCAGGTTTGGGGATTGTCACAGCTGCTTCTGCCACCACTACTGCTGGTGGCTTCTTCCTGCAGGGGCCTGCTGGCCTTCCTGGGGGCCGTCCCCGAGAACGACGGGGGGTGGAGGGCTCGCATGCCCGGTTCCGGGGGACTGGAGGTGCCTGTGCCCGCCGGAGAAGTTCAGTCAGTGCCTGCACCATTCGTTCCGTGCCCTCCTCACCCCGCTTCCGGGCAGGGGTCTTTGGGGGGGTGGGAGCCACATCTGCTAGGCGAGCAGGCAGAACGGGGGTCGTCTTATGCTTGCGGCCCCGGCCTCGGGGGGCTCGACCTAAAAGGAGAATAGGTGTGGGGAGATGGGTCAAGCTGGCCCTGCGACTGAGGAAGGTGCTCCAGGATGGCAGGGACTAAGTCTTACTTGTCTGTTTTCCCCACAGCCCAACCTAGCTCGGGCTCTGAACACAGAATGCAGTGGGGGACCGATGGAGGCTCTAGTGCCACAGGGGAGAGCTGACACTAAGAGCAAGAATGACGTTCCTGTAAAGCTATAGAGGTAGAGTTTCCCCATCACTCACCTCGCTGGGATCGGAGCGCAGAGCGCAGGGAACTGGGGGCCACATCTTCATCTGAATGAAAACCCTGAAACTCCTGATTTAGGGGACCAGGGGTGGAGGGGAGAAACAGCAGTCAGTGCCAAAGCCCTCGTTCCACCTGGGACTCAGGTATCAAGGAATATTTCCAGTTTCCCCCTCAACAAACCTTTGCCTATTTACAAAGGAGTTAAAAGACTGAAAAATCAGAGGGAGTAGAGGCACAGGGTACTGCGAAACCCCCCACCACGGTGCCAGACCACCGCAGCACAGCTGTCAGCGGTTCACTGGCCCAGGATGGGGACAACAGTCTCCTCGGGCCAGGCAGTGGGCACCACACTCATATTCTAACTCAGAGAAAGCTGGGACCCCTGTTTATGCAGTCTCAGGTCAGAGTTTCTTCTGGAGCAAAGATGGAAATGGCTAGTAATCAgagtgggagggggtgggggcgAGATGAGAAGCATCAAATGATTTACTGGATCAGGTGCTCCTCAGAGCCTTCAGGTGGTTCCTAACAGTTGGCCCTAAGTACCACAATCCACACCTTCCTGCTTTAACTAAGAGGCTGGGGGTTCGGTCCTGAGCTGAACCAGGGCGTCCGTCTCAGCCTTCACGCCAGCCCACGGCTGTGAGTGCCCCTTTAACCCACACGCCGGGAGGAAGCCCCCCGCCACTCTACTGTCTCTCCACCCAGTCAGGAGGGGAATTGCGACGCTGGTAAAACCAGGGTTATGTCAGAGGCGACGAGGCCGGGCTGGCAGCCTCCAGGTCAGGGCGCAGGCGACCCTGGGCTGGGTCCACGCTGCTGCTGTCAACCCCCAGAGCTCAGGCGTGCAACCCCCCTGCCTCCCGGCCCAAGCCTTCGCTGCCCTAGCTCTGCCGACCCGCCAGAAGGACCAGCCCAGCACCCTTCCGCAGGACCCGCCTCCGGCCCAAGTGACCGGCTGCAGCCAGGGCTTCTCTCCACTTCCACAGGCCCCTGCCACCAAGAGCTCCGTGCAGCCGACCTCCTGCCCTGCCCGTTCCAAGGACCGCGTCTCCCCGCAGGGGCCCTGAGCACCCCACCTCCCACAACGCCGCACGGGACCACCCCGAGCCCCGGAGCCCCTGGCCTCCGCCCCGCCCGGCGCCGGGGACACCTCCGACCGCCTCACCTCAACGTCGGACTCCCCgtcactgctctcctcctccggCACCCAGCCCCGGCTCGGGCCCcagccccggccccggccccggccccggccccgctGAAGGCGCGGGCCGGCCCACAGGCGGCGGAGCCGGCGCAGGCCCCGGCGGAGCCCCAGCAAACGGAGCAGGGCCGTGTCCTCCCCGGGCTCGGCTCCGCCCGGCCCCGCCGTGCCGCCGCCGCGCCGCAGGGCTACCCGCACTCTCTCCGCCCCGCTGCCCCGTCCGCCGcggcccccgcccccgccgcagCCCCGCGGCCGGCCTGGGAAGCGGCCCCGCGCGGAGCCAGGCCCGGGGCAAccgccgccgcccgccgccgccgccatctTGGCACCGTGAGAGGGGCCGGGGAGGCGGGGGGAGGGGCGGCCCGTGCGCAGgccggggggaggggagggagcggAGGGCGGGGCGGCCGCGGCTACTACAACAACCAGCGCCGCCCCGGGGCCGCGGAGCCGGAGGCTGGGCGGGCCACGCGCGGGGCACCACGGGAGCGGGAGTCCGCGGCCGGCCGGCCGACCGTCACTCAGCCCGCGCAGAGAAGTGCAGACCGCGCGTCGCGGCCGGCTGGGGCGAGGAGCGAGGCGCAGGGGCCTCCGGGAAATGTAGTCCAGCGGCCTCGCTCCTTCCGCCGGGACGAGGAGGCGAAAGCCAGGACCATGGAGTCCCGAGCAGGGCCTGGAAAGCCAGAGCCGGGGCCGCCGGAAGCTGTGGTCCTCGCCCGGACTCCTCCTACTGCTCTTGCCGAGGCAAGTGGCCCGCACGGACTACCACTCCCAGAGTGCAGCAGGCCTCGTGCTGGGAGCCCTGGAGACGCTGGGAAATGGAGTTCGCGACTGCAGGAGGCGTGGGCCGGGGAAGAGGCGGCGGCCAAGGGATGGACTCAGCTCCAGACGCTGCCTGGCGGCCGGTCGGCACGACATGTAGGGAGATTCCGGGAGAGACAGCGCCTGGGGGGCCTTGTGCGCAGGAAGAGGAGGCGGTGGCCGAAAGCAGGGCGGAGCACGCGTCCCTCTGGAGCCTTGGGCCAGACGTGCCCGTGGGCCGTTGCTTGCTGTGAAAGGGGCTGTCACAGCCGCCCAGGGCCTGCTGCGAAGTCTGCCTGGACGCTGAGCCCTCGCAGCCCACTGCCTCCGGGAGAGAACGGGACTGGGACGCCCCGGGAGATGGAGAAGGTGGCCGTCGCGTTGGACAGCGGACGCACGGCCACCAGGGGCCGCTACAGGACAGGGGGCAAAGTCGCCCGCCACCCCACCCGGCGCGCACACACTTGAGTCTGGACTCGGTTTTCTTGTCCTGagaggagggcacaggaaagtcTTTATTGTGGACCCAGCAGAGTTGGCCTTTACTCGTGCAGACTTTCCGGCCCTCACCCAACTCCGGCTTTCTGGCCCAGGCTCCTGCGGCCCGCGGTCGTCCAGGAGAGGGCTCTAGGCGCCCTTCCTGCAGCGCTTCTGCAGCCAAATTCGCTAGACCGCCGCCGCGGTGCCCAGTCAGGAGCCAGGCTGGTCTGCTGGCCCACCTATCGTTCTTTCATTAGATTCTAGACTGAGGCCCAAGAGCTGCAGACACCCCATCAGGTAGTGGAGGAAGGGGGGCTGCAGGGAGAGGGCGAGGCCCGGGATGGCCTGGAAGAGGAGGAATAGAGGAAGGTGGAGCGAATGGTCCATCCTGGTGGGAGCTGGCTGGGCGAGTGGCCGCGCATGTGAGCCTGCATGGAGGCCAGGCTGGGGCAGCCGGCCAGACACAGAGGGCAGCGGTAGGGCGCAGCCCCATGGGTCCGAAGATGCTTGGTCATGGCAGAGAAGTCCCGGGAGCGCTGAGGGCAGAGGCTACAGGAGAATGGTTTCTCACCTAGGACGGACAGAGGGGGAGCCCAGTGGAGAAGGGAAGACGGATGAAGGCTGGTCAAGCTACGCCATGCAGAAGCGGATGAGGGAGCCAGCAAACTGAAGTTGGGAAGGAAGCAGGCAACTCATGCAGGGCTGGATGCCCCTACCTGTGTGGACTCGGTAGTGTGTCTCCATCTGATGCTTGAGTGAAAACCTCTTTCCACAGACAGAGCAAGAATAGGGCCGAACGCGAGCAGGAGGGGGCGGGGGAGGATGTTGGTGAGATACGCGGCCCGCTTTGCCATTATGACCCACAGAGGTTGCAGTCGAGCCTGCGGGGACAGGAGTCAAAGGAGGGTGAGGCAGGGCACCCAGGCTGGGTCACAGGAACACCCAGGTAAAACATCAGGGGCTACAGCGGAGCTTAAGCCAAAGCACCCCCACCCTGTTCACCAGTGTGGTCCTGATCAGATGCTTCCATCTCCCCAGGGCTGAGCCgtgtgtgtgtgggggcgggggggggtcctGGGGGAGGGAATCTGGAAGGAGCAGAGTGAGGTGGGGGCCCTGCTGAGACTGGACTCTTAGAGCCTCTGCCCTGCCCGAGGAGAAACCACGTTATAGCATGTGTGCAGTGCAGTGAGGGGCTTACCTGGGGTGGGGCTGGAGGAGGCCAATAGgttctggctccagagcccttTCTGGAGGTTCAGGGGCAGTGGGATCCTAGGAGGGGTGTGGGGGAAGAGTTACAGCCCTGGCAAAACCTGAAAGCCTCGCCATCCCTGGTCTCTTCCTGGGGAGAGAGGTGTCCTAGGACTTTCTCAGGGGCGGAGCTCTGAGCTTCCTGTCTCATCCCCTGCTCAGGAAATGTATAGAAGATATAAGAGGTGTGGTGCCCTTCCACCCATCACCTCTGCCTCTCCTAAGCCACTCCCTCCCGGCTCCTGAGACCTCCACTAAGCCCTTCACTCACCTCTGGTCCTGAGGCCAGACCTCCTGCCGGGATCCGGTGATGGGGGTGATGGGGGTGCTGGGGGAGAAGGGAGTGCCATATCTGGGCGGCAACAGCAGGATGCTCTGCAGGGCAGGCTGGCCCTCCCCCAACCAGGGGGCCTCAGCCCACCAGGGCCTGGGGACGATGCTGGCTTGGAGGGAACCTGGTTGGGGAAGGGGGCTAGGGGACTCCCACAGACTTTCCTCAGAGCCCCCTGGACTCTCCCTCAACCACACGACAGCTCCTGGCTTCCCATCTTCTTCCCCGTGGCCAACAGAGGATTGGCTGAGTTTCTCCTTTGATCTCATTTGTTTCCCATGACCCTCTCGCTTTGCCCCTGTCACCTCATGGCTCTCTCCTGGTGGCCAGTGCTTGTGCCGTGgttcctgttctctcccaccagCTCTGAAAAACTCTGGCCTCTGCTTCTCTCCAGGGCCCCCCAGTTCCCTCTCAGAATCCCTTAGGGGTTTTTCTGGCTCCTCCTGATGTTTCTTCGGCCCTGGTTCCTGCTCCTCATTAGTCCTGTCCCTTCGAGCCCTTCTGCATGCTTCTTCCAGGGCCTGGACCCCCAGGGCTCTGGCCGCCTCCTCAAGGGCTCCCA from Loxodonta africana isolate mLoxAfr1 chromosome 11, mLoxAfr1.hap2, whole genome shotgun sequence includes these protein-coding regions:
- the ZBTB32 gene encoding zinc finger and BTB domain-containing protein 32, whose product is MSLPPMRLPSPYASDRLVRLAARLRPALCDTLITVGSQEFPAHSLVLAGVSQQLGHRGWWALAEGISPSTFAQLLQFVYGESVELHSGELGALEEAARALGVQALEEACRRARRDRTNEEQEPGPKKHQEEPEKPLRDSERELGGPGEKQRPEFFRAGGREQEPRHKHWPPGESHEVTGAKREGHGKQMRSKEKLSQSSVGHGEEDGKPGAVVWLRESPGGSEESLWESPSPLPQPGSLQASIVPRPWWAEAPWLGEGQPALQSILLLPPRYGTPFSPSTPITPITGSRQEVWPQDQRIPLPLNLQKGLWSQNLLASSSPTPGSTATSVGHNGKAGRVSHQHPPPPPPARVRPYSCSVCGKRFSLKHQMETHYRVHTGEKPFSCSLCPQRSRDFSAMTKHLRTHGAAPYRCPLCLAGCPSLASMQAHMRGHSPSQLPPGWTIRSTFLYSSSSRPSRASPSPCSPPSSTT